The following coding sequences are from one Brienomyrus brachyistius isolate T26 chromosome 2, BBRACH_0.4, whole genome shotgun sequence window:
- the dmxl1 gene encoding dmX-like protein 1 isoform X2 has product MNLHQVLTGAVNPGDNCFAVGNVNDEPFTAYASGCDIIILGSNFERLQIIPGVKHGNVQVGCVDSSLQGGLVAASYGNVVCIFEPVPVPDAKEKATKLSYQWQKRGQIVLKSAAINLAWDPTGTQLLTGSASLQLWSNDRPDLDPREAEEPATFGSHLSSWRCIWKCKTASPIHLMKFSPSGEFFATAGQDDCLVKVWYNTSRWQSGGPALFTPPEQASYGETDFSFVYLAHPRSVTGFSWRKTSKYMPRGSVCNVLLTCCKDSVCRLWAETLLPGDNGLSRYTGGHRDSLGGEALRSTANMWKTLPNVGMQERSSLELKLKESWRGPERCLGHPAYTGFLPHQQDRHRIHWAKGAMNANALCHFHIAASINPATDIPLLPSISSLCVADDEEPAGPFTVHWLNNKELHLTLAMEVYLQQLRATAEQRSPELSSRSDEERSDEDESVGSPTKARPTRDPGAWPGVPLAGAQVDHKLGLLLEDWNKAADMLFSIHPTDGSLLVWHVDWLDEYQPRMFRQAQVSFVSRIPVAFPTGDANSLSRSVVMYACNKNLDLAIQQGRQRPAGLPRSASTLIGSGQGKGAGLRLSIFTPNVLMISKHADGSLNQWAVSFAEESAFSTVLSVSHKSRYCGHRFHLNGLACHPLLPLLLTTSHHNTPHSPSLDPTAALLLGPPSPGGASPDPNAIYSELILWRVDPVGPLSFSGGVSELARINSLHTSAFSNVAWLPVLIPSRCLGAYGNSPSACFVASDGHSLRLYQAVIEAKKLLSELSNPETSRYVGEVFSIVSQQSTARPGCIISLDAITDFQGKKTQLLHVFEEDLILCDGGPDHAPETPTGYFEGPTGPSFSARFFLVVMEYSQSGRTLLHMWHLQLSALQASAGVPLDSSSYPPGSPERQSTPKNPTNTSNLQSASRLQLSSRRVYSEELRLPDGVEVLQGTPSAGHLSSSSLHPAGRAPYLLATSCSDHKVRFWRCQVIPQQAPSGDQFYSWEEWPLLVETALDDGSAVSVPGRPIEVSCCHTSRIAVAYRPMDTGVSHRVQVGIFQCESTGGSRWMLEQTFGLEEAPLHKVDGSLSLASLGTEEASDDSSEPGTRTLVHLDWVSREDGSHILTVAIGPKLLMYGLLPGKPPELGLSDGWRDGSSRLVLLRVVDLVSSVEGSPPIPVSLSWVRDGILVVGMDCEMHVYSQWQPPPQVGSAVTGSVTSLLAALRQAGDDPSSPQPPRRNLTRSMTSLAQKLSGKRTAYDLPADMEDCGLFEAAHHLFPTLPQYHPAQLMGLMDLGRVRRAKAILVHLVKCIAGEVVALRDGGDGHERRLRSLSISASGSTARDPKIFSKSENPDYTEIDSIPPLPLYALLAADGGGTAKPDNVGGGPSGSTWPDTYNELFQAAAVEADPDLLEGDREEVAKVIDLSRYGPTFFGLDHAQVLSGHLLYSRLPGLTRMEQMSLMALADTIATTSTDIGESQGKCQGGETLDECGLKFLLAVRLHTFLLKSLPPAHRAQLVRQGLSTCHFAWAFHSEAEEELLNMLPTLQKDDPTWHELRAMGVGWWLRSSSRLRRCMEKVAKAAFQRNNDPLDAAIFYLAMKKKAVVWGLYRSQQNVKMTAFFSNNFSEDRWRRAALKNAFSLLGKQRFLHSIAFFLLAGSLKDAVEVCLDKMQDLQLALVISRLYESEFEASSTYRNILHRHVLGHEAPAQIQQDPFLRSMAHWILEDYSQALDTLLVQPEGRVAVPSPEVFNFYTYLRMHPLLLRRHFRHPESRSSAQVGLATETRLADSITLLERRLFFSAAYAHLQAGCPMLALEVLSKMPKVIKKSRPAPCQDMSAISPSTRDSLLSVEAKQDRASDLDWSQPVLNGYESASDSLSNSRSDSAFSFDWSQPSGTMQEEPLELKWDTESEDDESGLAMKNVKAESVHAVSKDNTESSSVTESEGDLVTTSEDILTAQLKFTACLRILTTELRTLATGYELDGGRLRCQLCHWLEREVAALQHSCSYNPDLEEVTGGIAGGPAQDEPSQNPEGQLGTSLCSVELQRRRRQWLRQNEPLLRMFLSYSSLHGSHGGGLASVRMELILLLQESQQDESVASAALVLAQPKSSIPLLLACMASAKTVVANPIMHLSNLTHDILNTINSLDAPPHPSVVDGKIYVMHTLAASLSACVYQCLCDCRSLRHANQFTGIVYQSFLLSQQQPMRTMSTEEAVLPNTSPAQWPGMAALIRLLSSTGEETQSGLTVLLCEVLTAVYLSLFVHGLATHSSNELFRIVAHPLNAKLWAAVFGGGSRIPFVERPSPSRMSSVSSIADDLDRKPRRFRLRSSQSASMESAQGPPSPVVEQEASIFKENFVPPELSIWDYFIAKPFLAPSESRVEYDSEESQGSEDENEDEDQHFFDSNTALQEHSNANSYSWCLMRLAMVQLVLVNLKSFYPLAGHELQDLPVGSPLCHNVLKTLQRWEQLLQKRLEVFGGPPPQYISTQPPDDTLSGGPAILRHKALLEPSNTPFRSSRHSALPVRRLWQYLVKQEAVQETFIRNIFTKKREQNEIESDSGYPGGRARIIHKESDIITAFAINKANRNCLAIASSHDIQELDVSSILATQILTWVDDEAENKGGEDFLVIHAREDFTVHGTTPYTNSSPGTPINMPWLGSMQTGRGASVMIKRNINNVRRMTSHPNLPYYLTGAQDGSVRMFEWGHSQQIICYRSPGNSRVTRVRFNHQGNKFGIVDADGALSLWQTNMTANAPKPYLTLQCHNKTANDFMFVGSSSLIATAGLSTDNRNVCLWDTLVAPINSLVHAFSCHDTGATVLSLAPRQQLLISGGRKGWISVLDLNLRTQRQTFQAHDSAVKALAVDPTETCFISGSSEGNIKVWGLADQGLLHVFPNEHARQSLFRNLGTGVMQLEVGTANHIFSCGADGTMKMRMLPDRFGVSNGNLWGDVRFVL; this is encoded by the exons TCCGGGGGGCCTGCCCTCTTCACACCCCCAGAGCAGGCCTCTTATGGGGAGACGGACTTCTCCTTTGTCTACCTGGCCCACCCACGCTCTGTGACTGGTTTTTCCTGGAGGAAGACCAGCAAGTACATGCCAAG GGGCTCTGTGTGCAATGTGCTGCTCACATGCTGCAAGGACAGCGTGTGCCGCCTGTGGGCTGAGACTCTGCTGCCTGGTGACAACGGACTGTCGCGGTACACGGGGGGTCACCGGGATAGCCTGGGGGGCGAAGCACTACGGTCCACAGCCAACATGTGGAAGACTTTGCCCAACGTTGGGATGCAGGAAAGGAGCTCCTTGGAG CTGAAGCTGAAGGAGTCCTGGAGGGGCCCGGAGAGATGTTTGGGCCACCCGGCGTACACGGGCTTCCTGCCTCACCAGCAAGACCGGCATCGCATCCACTGGGCTAAAGGGGCCATGAATGCCAATGCCCTATGCCACTTCCACATCGCCGCCAGCATCAACCCGGCCACAG ACATTCCGCTGCTCCCCTCCATATCCTCGCTGTGCGTGGCTGACGACGAGGAGCCGGCGGGCCCCTTCACCGTGCATTGGCTCAACAACAAGGAGCTTCACCTCACGCTGGCCATGGAGGTGTATCTGCAGCAGCTGCGTGCCACTGCGGAACAGCGCAGCCCTGAGCTCAGCAGCCGCTCCGATGAGG AGCGGTCTGACGAGGATGAGTCAGTGGGCTCCCCCACGAAGGCGAGGCCGACCCGGGACCCAGGGGCCTGGCCCGGGGTCCCACTGGCCGGCGCGCAGGTGGACCACAAGCTGGGGCTCCTACTGGAGGATTGGAATAAGGCCGCcgacatgctgttcagcatcCACCCCACCGATGGCTCTCTGCTGGTGTGGCACGTGGACTGGCTGGATGAGTACCAGCCTAGAATGTTCCGGCAGGCCCAG GTATCCTTTGTGTCCCGCATCCCTGTTGCCTTTCCCACGGGTGACGCCAACTCGCTGAGTCGCAGTGTGGTCATGTACGCCTGCAACAAGAACCTGGACCTGGCCATCCAGCAGGGGCGCCAGCGGCCCGCAGGGCTGCCTCGCTCCGCATCCACGCTCATCGGCTCCGGCCAGGGGAAGGGAGCGGGTCTGCGCCTCAGCATCTTCACGCCCAACGTGCTGATGATCTCCAAGCATGCTGACGGCTCACTGAACCAGTGGGCGGTGAGCTTCGCGGAGGAGTCGGCCTTCTCCACCGTGCTCAGCGTCTCGCACAAGTCCCGCTACTGTGGCCACCGCTTCCACCTCAACGGGCTGGCGTGCCACCCGCTGCTGCCACTGCTGCTCACCACGTCGCACCATAATACGCCGCACAGCCCCTCCCTGGATCCCACTGCCGCCCTCCTCCTCGGCCCCCCGTCGCCTGGCGGTGCCTCTCCGGACCCCAATGCCATCTACAGTGAGCTGATCCTGTGGCGTGTGGACCCTGTTGGGCCCCTGTCCTTCTCCGGGGGCGTTTCAGAGCTTGCCAGGATCAACTCGCTCCACACCTCGGCCTTCTCCAATGTGGCCTGGCTGCCAGTGCTGATTCCTAGCCGCTGCTTGG GTGCTTATGGGAACTCGCCCAGCGCCTGCTTCGTGGCCAGCGATGGCCACTCCCTACGCCTCTACCAGGCCGTCATCGAGGCCAAGAAACTCCTCAGCGAGCTGTCCAACCCCGAGACATCG AGATACGTAGGCGAGGTCTTCAGCATCGTCAGCCAGCAGTCCACTGCGAGGCCGGGATGCATCATCAGCCTGGACGCCATCACTGACTTC CAGGGGAAGAAGACCCAGTTGCTACACGTATTTGAGGAGGACCTGATCTTGTGTGACGGAGGTCCTGACCATGCCCCAGAGACCCCCACCGGCTACTTTGAGG GTCCCACTGGACCCAGCTTTTCCGCACGCTTCTTCCTGGTGGTGATGGAGTACTCCCAGAGTGGACGGACTCTCCTGCACATGTGGCACCTCCAGCTTTCAGCGCTGCAGGCCTCTGCGG GCGTGCCCTTGGACAGCAGCTCTTACCCTCCGGGTTCCCCTGAGAGGCAAAGCACCCCCAAGAACCCGACGAATACCTCCAACCTGCAGAGCGCCAGTCGCCTGCAGCTCTCGTCCCGCAGGGTGTACAGCGAGGAGCTGCGGCTGCCTGATGGCGTGGAAGTCCTCCAGGGTACTCCCTCAGCAG GACACCTGAGCTCCTCTTCGCTGCATCCAGCAGGACGGGCTCCATACCTACTCGCTACGTCTTGCTCCGACCACAAGGTGAGGTTCTGGCGCTgtcaggtgatacctcagcaggCTCCTTCGGGAGACCAGTTCTACTCCTGGGAGGAGTGGCCCCTGTTGGTGGAGACGGCCCTGGACGATGGCAGCGCCGTAAGCGTGCCAGGCCGACCCATCGAGGTCAGCTGTTGCCACACCAGTCGCATCGCGGTGGCGTACCGGCCCATGGACACCGGTGTGAGTCACCGTGTCCAGGTGGGAATCTTTCAGTGTGAATCTACTGGTGGGTCTCGTTGGATGCTGGAGCAAACCTTTGGCCTGGAGGAAGCACCCTTACACAAGGTTGACGGGAGCCTGAGCCTGGCATCACTCGGCACGGAGGAGGCAAGCGATGACTCCTCTGAACCTGGCACAAGAACCCTGGTCCATCTGGACTGGGTTTCCAGGGAAGACGGCTCTCACATCCTCACCGTGGCCATCGGCCCCAAGCTCCTGATGTATGGACTCCTCCCGGGGAAACCGCCGGAACTGGGCCTGAGCGACGGCTGGAGGGACGGCTCCTCCAGGCTGGTGCTCCTCCGCGTCGTGGACCTGGTATCCTCGGTGGAGGGCTCGCCACCTATCCCGGTATCCTTGTCGTGGGTGAGGGATGGCATCCTGGTGGTTGGCATGGACTGTGAGATGCACGTGTACTCTCAGTGGCAGCCTCCGCCTCAGGTAGGCTCAGCCGTCACCGGCAGTGTCACGTCCCTGCTGGCCGCCTTGCGGCAGGCCGGCGACGACCCATCCAGCCCCCAACCACCCCGGCGAAATCTGACCCGCTCCATGACCAGCCTGGCCCAGAAGCTGAGCGGCAAGAGGACGGCATACGACCTGCCCGCCGACATGGAGGACTGCGGCCTCTTCGAGGCGGCCCACCACCTGTTCCCCACGCTGCCGCAGTACCACCCTGCCCAGCTCATGGGCCTTATGGACCTAGGCAGGGTACGACGGGCTAAGGCCATCCTGGTGCACCTGGTGAAGTGCATTGCCGGTGAGGTGGTGGCCTTGCGTGACGGCGGAGATGGGCACGAGCGCCGGCTGCGCTCGCTCAGCATCAGTGCCAGCGGCAGCACTGCACGTGACCCTAAGATCTTCAGCAAGAGCGAGAACCCCGACTACACAGAGATCGACTCCATTCCACCACTGCCACTGTACGCCCTGCTGGCAGCCGACGGAGGCGGCACAGCCAAGCCTGACAATGTGGGGGGCGGTCCCTCTGGGTCAACCTGGCCGGACACCTACAACGAGCTGTTCCAGGCCGCTGCAGTAGAGGCCGACCCAGACCTCCTGGAAGGCGACCGGGAGGAGGTCGCCAAGGTGATTGACCTATCCCGGTATGGCCCCACCTTTTTTGGGCTGGACCATGCCCAAGTGCTTTCAGGCCACCTGCTGTACTCGCGACTCCCGGGACTGACTCGGATGGAGCAGATGTCCCTGATGGCCCTGGCAGACACCATTGCCACCACCAGCACAGACATAGGAGAGAGTCAGGGCAAATGTCAAG GTGGGGAGACCTTGGACGAGTGTGGACTGAAGTTCCTCCTGGCTGTCCGTCTGCACACCTTCTTGCTGAAATCCCTGCCCCCTGCTCACCGGGCCCAACTTGTCCGCCAAG GGCTGTCCACCTGCCACTTTGCCTGGGCCTTCCACTCGGAGGCGGAGGAGGAGCTGCTGAACATGCTGCCCACTCTGCAGAAGGACGACCCCACTTGGCATGAGCTGCGAGCCATGGGCGTGGGCTGGTGGctgcgcagcagcagccggttACGCAGGTGCATGGAGAAG GTAGCAAAAGCCGCTTTTCAGAGAAACAATGACCCCCTGGATGCAGCCATCTTCTACCTGGCCATGAAGAAGAAGGCTGTGGTTTGGGGGCTGTACCG GTCCCAGCAGAACGTGAAGATGACGGCGTTCTTCAGCAACAACTTCAGTGAGGACCGCTGGAGGAGGGCTGCGCTGAAGAACGCCTTCTCTCTGTTGGGGAAGCAGCGCTTCCTGCACTCGATCGCCTTCTTCCTTTTGGCAGGCTCCCTGAAAGACGCCGTGGAG GTTTGTCTAGACAAGATGCAGGACCTGCAACTCGCGCTGGTGATATCCCGACTGTACGAGTCTGAGTTCGAGGCCTCCTCCACCTACAGGAACATTCTGCACAGACACGTTCTGGGCCATGAGGCCCCGGCCCAGATACAGCAGGACCCCTTCCTGCGCAGCATGGCTCACTGGATCCTGGAGGATTACAGCCAGGCACTGGACACTCTGCTGGTGCAGCCTGAAG GCCGGGTTGCCGTCCCATCTCCTGAGGTGTTCAACTTCTACACCTACCTCCGCATGCACCCGCTGCTGCTGCGTCGTCATTTCCGCCACCCGGAGTCCAGATCATCTGCTCAGGTGGGCCTGGCAACCGAGACTCGCCTGGCCGACTCCATCACCCTGCTGGAGCGCCGGCTCTTCTTCTCCGCCGCCTATGCCCACCTCCAGGCCGGTTGCCCCATGCTGGCTCTGGAGGTGCTCTCCAAGATGCCCAAGGTCATCAAGAAGTCCAGGCCTGCCCCATGCCAGGATATGTCGGCCATCTCCCCTTCCACCAGGGACTCCCTTCTCTCTGTCGAGGCCAAGCAGGACCGGGCCTCGGACCTGGATTGGTCCCAGCCGGTGCTGAACGGCTACGAGTCGGCGTCAGACAGCCTGTCAAATAGCCGGTCGGATTCCGCCTTCAGTTTCGACTGGAGCCAGCCCTCAGGCACCATGCAGGAGGAGCCGCTGGAGTTGAAGTGGGACACCGAGTCGGAGGACGACGAGTCAGGTCTGGCCATGAAGAACGTCAAGGCGGAGAGTGTCCACGCCGTCTCCAAAGACAACACGGAATCCTCGTCCGTGACGGAGTCCGAGGGGGACCTGGTCACCACATCTGAGGACATCCTGACGGCCCAGCTCAAGTTCACAGCCTGCCTCAGGATTTTGACTACAGAGCTGCGCACGCTGGCCACGGGCTACGAGCTGGACGGGGGCCGGCTGAGGTGCCAGCTGTGTCACTGGCTGGAGAGGGAGGTGGCTGCACTGCAGCACAGCTGCAGCTACAACCCTGACCTGGAGGAGGTGACGGGGGGCATCGCCGGGGGTCCGGCCCAGGACGAGCCGTCGCAGAACCCGGAGGGTCAGCTCGGGACGTCACTGTGCTCTGTCGAGCTGCAGCGGCGGCGACGCCAGTGGCTGCGTCAGAACGAGCCGCTGCTGCGCATGTTCCTGAGCTACAGCAGCCTGCACGGCTCGCATGGCGGGGGCCTGGCGTCCGTCCGCATGGAGCTCATCCTGCTGCTGCAGGAGTCGCAACAG GACGAATCTGTGGCCTCTGCGGCCCTCGTTCTTGCTCAGCCTAAATCTTCCATCCCTCTTCTGCTGGCCTGCATGGCCAGTGCCAAGACGGTGGTGGCCAATCCCATTATGCACCTGTCCAATCTCACCCATGACATCCTGAACACTATCAACTCTCTGGACGCCCCCCCGCATCCTAGCGTCGTCGACGGCAAG ATCTACGTGATGCACACGCTGGCAGCCTCTCTGTCCGCGTGTGTATATCAGTGTCTGTGTGACTGCCGCAGTCTCAG ACATGCCAACCAATTCACAGGCATCGTCTACCAGAGCTTCCTGCTGTCCCAACAACAGCCAATGCGGACCATGAGCACAGAGGAAGCTGTCCTTCCCAACACCTCTCCGGCACAGTGGCCAG GCATGGCAGCTCTTATCCGCCTTCTGAGCTCGACGGGTGAGGAGACACAGTCGGGTCTGACGGTGCTGCTTTGCGAGGTTCTGACCGCGGTCTACCTCAGCCTCTTCGTGCACGGCCTGGCCACTCACTCCAGCAACGAGCTCTTCCGCATCGTGGCCCACCCGCTGAACGCCAAGCTGTGGGCAGCCGTCTTTGGTGGGGGTTCGCGCATCCCGTTCGTGGAGCGGCCCagtccgtccaggatgtcctcaG TATCGTCAATAGCCGATGATCTGGACCGGAAGCCCAGGCGCTTTCGGCTGCGGTCGTCTCAAAGTGCCTCTATGGAGAGTGCCCAAGGACCTCCTAGTCCTGTTGTGGAGCAGGAGGCCTCCATCTTCAAGGAGAACTTTGTTCCCCCTGAGCTGAGCATCTGGGACTACTTCATTGCCAAG CCGTTCCTCGCACCATCGGAGAGCAGAGTGGAGTACGATTCCGAGGAGAGCCAGGGCAGCGAAGACGAGAATGAGGACGAGGACCAGCATTTCTTTGACTCAAACACAGCTCTTCAAGAACATTCCAATGCAAACTCGTACAG TTGGTGTCTCATGCGTTTGGCCATGGTCCAGTTGGTGTTGGTCAACTTGAAGTCCTTCTATCCCTTAGCAGGTCATGAACTCCAAG ATCTGCCAGTAGGCTCCCCCTTGTGCCACAATGTATTGAAGACTCTTCAACGCTGGGAGCAGCTACTGCAGAAGAGGTTGGAGGTTTTTGGTGGTCCTCCTCCCCAGTACATCTCAACCCAGCCTCCGGATGACACCCTCTCAGGCGGACCAGCCATTCTCCGCCATAAAGCCCTGCTGGAGCCTTCAAACACCCCCTTCAG GTCAAGTCGTCATTCTGCTCTGCCTGTACGGAGGCTTTGGCAGTACCTGGTCAAGCAGGAAGCCGTGCAGGAGACCTTCATCCGGAACATCTTCACCAAGAAGAGGGAGCAGAACGAG ATTGAGTCCGATTCGGGATACCCAGGTGGGAGGGCTCGGATCATTCACAAAGAGTCTGATATCATCACGGCCTTTGCCATCAACAAG GCTAACCGTAACTGCTTGGCGATTGCTTCAAGCCATGACATCCAGGAGTTGGATGTGTCCTCCATCTTGGCCACTCAGATACTGACCTGGGTGGATGACGAGGCTGAGAACAAAGG GGGTGAGGACTTCCTGGTGATCCACGCCCGGGAGGATTTTACTGTCCATGGCACGACGCCCTACACCAACAGCAGCCCTGGCACCCCTATTAACATGCCCTGGCTGGGAAGCATGCAGACAGGTCGTGGCGCCTCTGTG ATGATCAAAAGGAACATCAACAATGTCAGAAGGATGACCTCCCACCCCAACTTACCTTACT ACCTCACGGGCGCCCAGGACGGCAGCGTACGCATGTTTGAGTGGGGACACTCCCAGCAGATCATCTGCTACAGGAGCCCCGGCAACTCCAGGGTCACCCGGGTCCGCTTTAATCACCAAGGCAACAAG TTCGGCATAGTGGATGCAGATGGGGCCCTGAGCCTGTGGCAGACCAACATGACGGCAAACGCACCCAAACCGTATCTG ACCCTGCAGTGCCACAACAAGACGGCGAACGACTTCATGTTTGTGGGGTCGTCGTCCCTCATCGCCACCGCGGGGCTGTCCACAGACAACAG AAACGTGTGCTTATGGGATACTCTGGTTGCCCCGATTAACAGCCTGGTCCACG CCTTCAGCTGCCACGACACGGGGGCCACTGTGCTTTCTCTGGCCCCCCGGCAGCAGCTGCTGATCTCGGGGGGGCGTAAGGGCTGGATTAGCGTGCTGGACCTGAATCTCCGTACCCAGCGGCAGACCTTCCAGGCCCACGACTCGGCCGTAAAGGCGTTGGCTGTCGACCCGACCGAGACCTGCTTCATCAGCGGCTCCTCGGAGGGCAACATCAAG GT